A window of the Capricornis sumatraensis isolate serow.1 chromosome 9, serow.2, whole genome shotgun sequence genome harbors these coding sequences:
- the LOC138085953 gene encoding olfactory receptor 7A5-like, with protein MAQRNLTRPSEFLLLGFSEEPELQPLISGLFLSMYLITVFGNLLIILAISSDSHLHTPMYFFLSNLSFVDICFTSTTIPQMLWNIYIQSQVITYEACIIHVYFLMLFAGLDDFLLTVMAYDRFVAICHPLYYMVIMNPKVCRILVLVSWAISVLHSLLQTLMVLRLSFCGELEIPHYFCELNQMVQLACSDSFPNDLVIYITAVLLAGGPLTGVFYSYIKIASSIHRISSAQGKYKALSTCVSHLSVVSLFYCTSLGVYVSSAATHSSQSSATASMMYTVVTPMLNPFIYSLRNRDIKRALERLLAFHCRI; from the exons ATGGCCCAAAGGAACTTAACAAGACCTTCAGAATTTCTTCTCCTGGGATTCTCAGAGGAACCAGAACTACAACCCCTCATATCTGGGCTTTTTCTCTCCATGTACCTGATCACTGTGTTTGGAAACCTGCTCATCATCTTGGCGATCAGCTCAgactcccacctccacacccccatgtacttcttcctctccaaccttTCTTTTGTAGACATCTgcttcacctccaccaccatcccccAAATGCTATGGAACATCTACATACAAAGCCAAGTTATAACCTATGAAGCCTGCATCattcatgtgtattttttaatgctgtttgCAGGGTTAGATGACTTCCTCCTGACGGtaatggcctatgaccgctttgtggccatctgccaccccCTGTACTACATGGTCATCatgaatccaaaagtctgtagAATTTTGGTTCTAGTTAGCTGGGCCATCAGTGTCCTGCATTCATTATTACAAACCTTAATGGTGTTGAGACTGTCCTTCTGTGGAGAGTTGGAAATCCCTCACTATTTCTGTGAACTCAATCAGATGGTCCAACTTGCCTGTTCTGACAGCTTTCCCAATGACTTGGTGATATACATCACAGCTGTGCTGCTAGCTGGTGGTCCTCTCACTGGAGTATTTTACTCTTACATTAAGATAGCATCTTCCATCCACAGAATCTCATCTGCTCAGGGAAAGTATAAAGCACTTTCCACCTGTGTGTCTCACCTCTCTGTTGTCTCCTTATTTTATTGTACAAGCCTAGGAGTGTATGTTAGCTCTGCTGCTACCCACAGCTCCCAGTCAAGTGCAACAGCATCAATGATGTACACTGTGGTCACACCCATGCTGAATCCTTTCATTTATAGTCTAAGGAATAGAGACATAAAGAGGGCTCT GGAAAGACTCTTAGCTTTTCACTGTAGAATATGA